The window aaaaaaaagaaaagataatagaaattTATCCTTTTCATATGTTTAaaccataaataataaaaatatcaatttttattatttaagacaaaaataactactaaataaatatttttaaaaatatttataatatatttttattataaaaaaataactcatatttaataGGGAAATTGCTAAGAAATTTCGTAATCCCGAAATGATAATGGGTCCCAAACAAAGGCAAATTTCTGCACCATTCGGTGCTAGCAAGGAACCTTCTgataactattttttcttttttatacttttcCTTTCctctattataataaattgaattcaaacacgcttattttttaataagctCATCATCTTGACTTTAAATAATTCCTGATCGAAAGCTTTGCGTAACGTCTGTATTTCAGATCATTAAATTGACCTTGAATTATTCCTCGTCCCGTAacttatatgcatatatatatatatatgccactGCCGGAACCTGGTCATCAATAATCCACTCCGAAAATTATTTTGAACACCCTTCATCGATCTAAATGGGTTTGGCAGGATTTCTCAGAAAACTCCAAGATATCTATTCTAAACATAAGCTCATATCCACTGTTTTCTTCTGTCTCTTGGTCTCACCTCCGTCCTTCTTCTATACCTTCTATGCCACAAGTCATTTATCCAGTGTTTTTCTCACCAGTGAAGGTGCCGACAACTCTGTAGGCGCAACCTTTCACTATATCATAGTTATTGCACAAGTTGAATGTTTTGCCGTTCTTGGCATATCCAtgttttccttgctaaagccaCTGCTCCATATCTTAGCCTCAGAGCAGAAGATAGACCCAGAAGCGGAGTTGAGCATCAAaaacctcattttatcattgacCAAACCCGCGAGAAGCTTACTTTTTACCTGGTTCTTCGTAAGGCTATTCAAATTGGGTTATATATTCTTAGGAATATTGTTCGTGTTCCATCAGCGCGTGATGTTTGTTGTTAATTCAAGTTGTGACCAGCAAGCTGAACAAAGTTCCTTAGCCAGCAGCATCGACACGATAATATTCGTTGCAGCAGGTGTCTTAGTCTTCGCGTATTTGGCCACTTATGGGAATTTGGCAATTGAGATCTCGATTCGTGAAGAGATTAGTGGAACCGAGGCATTGAAGAAGGCTTCAGAGCTTTTAGAGGGAAAGAGGAAGCTAGTTGCAGGATTTGTGGTGAATGTAGTGCTCGGGGTTATATCTGTAGGGTTGTTTGTGAGTTGCGTGTACTTGAACACATGTTCCAAACTCTCGATGGACTCTAAGAAAAGCATCATGAGCCAGATAGGGAATTTTGGTATATTTCAGGTTGAGTTTTACACATGGGGATGCTTCTCAATCTTGTATTCAATATGCAAGAAGTCTCGCGGTGaaacaacaacatttcatttccAACCCTATGGGAGCTTGCAACGCATGCTGCAAAAGGAGGAGGAGCCCTTGCTTCCCttataaaattaagagtatCGATTGTAAACTttcatttaatttgtaatttaggaatatataagtgaaagtAAGTATTTCGTTTTTCACAATACtgtatgttttatttgttttacgtggcttataattattcataaacTGAATCTCAAATATGAATGAGCCTTGCTTATATACGGTACGTGAATCTTTTCTCCAGCTCGATCGTTCCCATAGCTTAGATATTTAAACgattaataaaagataattaataaataaagtctcgtatatgtttttattataatatttatatatctatcTTTTTACAGTTAACAGACACTGtatttatgtatatatgtatgtactACGCAATGATGACAAGTGACATCTACCGTGGTTAGTTAGCTAGGACTTGGGATTGCCATGACAAGAGTGTTAGACGACACAAATTGCTATACTCGCAGTTATCTCGTCTTATCCAAGAAACAGATTCAACTTTGCAACTTTAAAGACTCTCTGATTTAGGTTATATggaaattaattgatataagaGGATTTAAGAGAAATAgaagtagaaaaataaaaggaaaggagGTTTTGATGAGGAAAAGCAAAGAGGGAAACAACCAAGGGGAGAGGAGAAAAAGGAGGTGGAAGAAACGAGAGATGTAAATGTAAATGTCATGTCAATATCTTGTGATCATTCCTGACactgctaacattttttttatatcaggaACCAAAATGTAAATGCAAGTACTTATAGAGgaactaatataatatttttcaagttgagagactaaaaagtaaaatttgtataattataaaGATGAAGATGTAAAAATAATGCAAGTATAGTAGTAGGTACTAAAACATATATAACACACACCAAGGCAACACCACATCAGTGTCCATTTAcgaagttaaatttttttaaggacaAAAACCAAAACATAATTGAAAGTGCTTCTACAAGAATTAAAAGGGATATTTAagtttattaactaaaaaataaaatttgtgcaaCTATAAGATCAGACGAATAATTTAACTTAAGAGGATTATGAATTTTAGCTTCCCAACCTCATCCTGGTAGGCCAACAAGCATTGGTTGTTGTCTAAGTTGTCCCCCTTGTCGTGCATCATAGTTTTCCACCACTGATCAGTACTCCAATTATTAATGCACTCTGATGAAGCTGCACATGCTTGATGATGAGTTGAGCAGTGTTTGGCCCCACTCTCACCACCTTCTTCTCTAAGAACATTACTCCCTCTCAACCCGGAGGGTGAAGGTCTTGAGAAAGTTCGAGCCTTAGGCTTTATCACCacatgaggcttcactgttgtTTTCTCTTGCTTTTCATTGATCACCACCTTGTGAGATGATGATACCTTCCTTCGAATGTAGGTGTTCCAGTAGTTTTTCACATCATTTGGAGTTCTTCCTGGAAGTCTCCCAACAATCAAGGACCATCTACATACACAAAAGATCCAGTTTCAGTTAACTTTTAACTTCCGAGAACTTATACAAGTTttgttataacttttaacttttactatgtttttgatattttaagttcgtacttttttaaaaaaaaaattggatctgTAAAAGAGtttgttcatttttaattattctaagtttacctttttttcaattttgattcttGTAAGATATTAAATTTGCTTCGTTTTAGTTCTCGTTGatttatgtttttctaattttaatatttataagtttGATCTTATGATGACTATAAATATTCATGTCTAATTTTTCGCTGGCATTAAGATACCGTACATAGATAATGGCTGTTCGTGTTAGATATTTTAGTTCTATGATGCGTCGATGTTTCCTTGATACTGAAGGAGTGAAAAGGACCACTTATGTATATGGGACCACTGCAATTTGTTTGTTGAATACAGATGTTATAAGTCAGTCAATTGTCAAGAGTCCACAtctatctttaattatttttcccgcatattatattattacatCAATCCTCATTTATGTACTAACAAGATGAATGAAAatctatgtatgtatgtatatttttttttgacaatatgtatatatgtatgtatatatatttgcatCCACAAATATTTAAGTCAGGATCTCAAAGGGTTAAACAGaagaataatcaaaataattaactgGTTCTTATCTATGACTGGTTTCATAACGTCAGTGGTGCTGAGTATTTTGTCCTCAATTATGCCATAACAAGTGAAAATAAAGCTCACATATATCACAAGTTTATTCTGTTATCAGGTTCAATGGATTACTGTTAATAGAATAGTAGGATGCGCATGAGCTTCTCTTATGGTCAGTGATCTATGGTTGCTTGTCTGACTTTTGATATGCAATGTGGGTCCAAATCCAGGCATCAGTACAAGttaaattttgacaaaaatatacatatgatcAATTCcatcattagataaatattaaGATCTGAGTTCAGAAGTACTTGAGCTTCCTTTGGGTCCTAGTCCCTAATGTAAGAATGAAAGATTTTTCTATTCTCTTTATGTCGACAAATGAGCGTGTGCGTGGCATTTATTTGGTGAGTAGAAAATGCCATTTGACACTGTCAGCCCAATACATACCACCTTATACTGTTAAGTCTACAAATAACTGCATGTGGACATATATAGCTAttgctttaaataattttacaagaaCAAGGAAAAATGTTTTGGAGATGCTGAGGATAGGAAATACATGTGCCCTAGTTAAATTTCGTGGAAGcaccattattttatttatttcagacaggaaaaagaaaatcaatattgacgcaatggagaagaagaaaagatagaGAGAAACTGAGAGAACACATACACCTTTGGATCTTCTTTCTCGGCAagcttattattttcttttggaaaGTGTTTGATAAACATTCAATATGTTATCCAATACCTAGAGAGAgagtaaaaaaagagaaaaaatgtagatatatataataaagtttatgatataataaaaagacaaggataaaacaaaataagaaatattaatgagatatttaaaataaaaattaatttatgtatcattattctttttctccttcttaaGATTGTTATTTTGATCGTTTAAGTAGACTCTTGGTCAGTTATTAAAGTTTTCATCCATATATATCATACGAATACGATGTCAATTTCGATAATGAACctgttttatcaaaataaacagAACCTATCCTAATTCTCAACCATTAGCATAAGTTTTGGACCGCTCTAATATCTTTCTGACAAGCTGAACATGGCCAAAAGAGGTACACTTACTGGTTTTGTGATATTGTATTTACTGGGGAAAGGGACAGAGAAACACTCTTTTTTTTCGGGCAGAGAAACACCAATTAAGGAGTAATATATATTATCCTTATAATAAATGTTAACAtcactttttataattattttttctttatctttacttttataacattacttattttgtctttttacatcaattttctCTTTCTGTCTCAtgaatgttaaaatttatagaaatatAACTTTTGGACACCCATTAAATTAAGTGTCTAAATTTTGAGAGAGATAAGAAGTGAGGaaagataaataattgatataatgtcaagaagaaaaccaaaacaaaaatctcATCTGTTGTTAAACATTGAGAGAATATTAATATCTGCCAAATAAAGAACACGATGTATGATCCTTCTGCCTTTTGTAGGTAGTTTACTTACTATTCTAACTTACAAAAAATAGCAATGTAGCAAACAAAAATTACTAGCCTAAATTTCACTTTTGATTAATCTAATCACATGATATCAATGCATAAGAGTCTTCTTGTGGCTGATTTCCACCGACAAGCCATTTCCTGTGAAGGACATAGTCTTGGAAAATCTCTGCTATTTTTCAATTCCATGTCAcgtaattaaaattgaatttttttcactGTCCATTTTCCTCACATCTGAAGAAAACTAGAAAAGGCATTAGTTTTAGAAGAATTATCCGCGTATAATTCGATTGTTAAGGAGGGAATTAAATGGGCTTATTACTGTCGCAATAATCTAAAACATGTCTCTagcagaaaatgtaaaaaaagaagaagaaactgcTAATTTAATTAAGCATTGATCATAAACTGTTAGAATTTGGCAGGACAATTCTCCTTTGGCAAACCAGAAGAATGCATGTGCATGTTCTATCTGCCAAAGGAGAATTGCTCTGTCATTCCTCAACAGCTAGCACGTCTTTCACACTTACGGCACTAATTCTGTCTAAGGCTATCATGTTATAATATAGAAGTCCTATATATAGCAAGTAATAATCGCACCAAATTTTGGATATGCCATAGAAAAGAGTAGGAGGAGCATATGCCAGCACAATTCCACTGGAAGTTTCATGTTCCCGGTTTATAATCCTGATTCTCTCcttatcaattattttcaaagtccAAGGATATGTCTTTATCATAATTTCTCTTCGCATATAAATCAGATGCTCGTTTTTCACTGTAATTTATCACAAactatgaaattatatatactaCATACATC of the Glycine max cultivar Williams 82 chromosome 13, Glycine_max_v4.0, whole genome shotgun sequence genome contains:
- the LOC106795509 gene encoding uncharacterized protein, translating into MGLAGFLRKLQDIYSKHKLISTVFFCLLVSPPSFFYTFYATSHLSSVFLTSEGADNSVGATFHYIIVIAQVECFAVLGISMFSLLKPLLHILASEQKIDPEAELSIKNLILSLTKPARSLLFTWFFVRLFKLGYIFLGILFVFHQRVMFVVNSSCDQQAEQSSLASSIDTIIFVAAGVLVFAYLATYGNLAIEISIREEISGTEALKKASELLEGKRKLVAGFVVNVVLGVISVGLFVSCVYLNTCSKLSMDSKKSIMSQIGNFGIFQVEFYTWGCFSILYSICKKSRGETTTFHFQPYGSLQRMLQKEEEPLLPL
- the LOC100802612 gene encoding transcription factor MYB1 encodes the protein MRWSLIVGRLPGRTPNDVKNYWNTYIRRKVSSSHKVVINEKQEKTTVKPHVVIKPKARTFSRPSPSGLRGSNVLREEGGESGAKHCSTHHQACAASSECINNWSTDQWWKTMMHDKGDNLDNNQCLLAYQDEVGKLKFIILLS